A part of Myxococcales bacterium genomic DNA contains:
- a CDS encoding transposase gives MNNFAECVSSPSLSRLTELLAARIITIGKTTVTNLSRVFGFDPYNSPWHHLFSRYRISLWALSFVLIQLIQKTFVADGQALVFVVDDTTCLHNGKNVFGKAKHRDAARSSHTVTTLLWGHKWVVISIIIS, from the coding sequence ATGAACAATTTTGCCGAATGCGTTAGTTCTCCTAGCCTGAGTCGGCTGACTGAACTTCTTGCGGCAAGAATTATCACCATCGGAAAAACTACAGTCACGAACTTATCAAGGGTATTCGGCTTCGATCCCTACAACAGTCCTTGGCATCACCTATTTTCACGCTATCGAATCTCGCTTTGGGCATTGTCATTTGTTCTTATACAGTTGATTCAAAAGACTTTTGTTGCAGATGGGCAAGCACTCGTTTTTGTTGTCGATGACACAACATGCCTGCATAACGGCAAAAATGTTTTTGGCAAGGCAAAGCATCGTGATGCTGCACGCTCATCTCATACAGTTACAACTTTGCTATGGGGACATAAGTGGGTCGTCATATCAATCATCATCTCATGA
- a CDS encoding transposase, whose protein sequence is MNHIRTEFIESNLGDKRLTKRLLSIVSSVIESPEKSFPEAFRSSAELEGFYRFVENPYIEIKDILEPHKQATLKRMCNKNNDIIIAHDSSEFVFSGKRRDLGTTSLGKSASFFGHFSLAISASDREPLGTLGLHCFKRGEKISPYALRKKGILTQTQSRRLPSEKQRWNDAIDSISKLSESAKNAIHVCDSETDSYALLADLSNKEHRFIVRGCYDRALVNGKHLREEFAEESRLFSKEIHLSRRNKKSGGANNKRLVKRDARNTIVDIKAKQITLKRSNCVDKKYALSLDINAVLILERNPPKDEKVVLQTMTEYKDAPPIG, encoded by the coding sequence ATGAATCATATAAGAACAGAATTTATAGAATCAAATCTTGGTGATAAGCGCTTAACTAAGCGCCTTTTATCAATTGTTAGCTCGGTTATTGAAAGTCCAGAGAAATCTTTTCCTGAGGCATTTAGGAGTTCGGCAGAATTAGAGGGGTTCTATCGGTTTGTGGAAAATCCTTACATAGAAATAAAAGACATTTTAGAACCGCACAAACAAGCTACTTTAAAGCGTATGTGCAATAAGAATAATGATATTATTATTGCGCATGATTCGAGTGAGTTTGTATTTTCAGGAAAGAGACGAGACCTTGGAACAACCTCACTAGGTAAAAGTGCAAGCTTCTTTGGTCATTTCAGTTTAGCTATTTCTGCGTCAGATAGAGAACCATTAGGTACATTGGGGTTGCATTGTTTTAAGCGCGGTGAAAAAATCAGTCCTTATGCACTCAGAAAAAAAGGGATTCTTACACAGACTCAGTCTCGTCGCCTGCCATCGGAAAAACAAAGATGGAATGACGCAATCGATAGCATTTCTAAACTCAGCGAAAGCGCTAAAAATGCAATCCACGTATGCGATAGTGAAACAGATAGTTATGCTTTGCTTGCTGATTTATCGAACAAAGAACATCGATTTATTGTTAGGGGCTGCTATGACCGCGCCCTTGTAAACGGCAAGCATTTACGCGAGGAATTTGCAGAAGAAAGCAGATTGTTTTCTAAAGAAATACATCTTTCTAGAAGAAATAAAAAATCCGGCGGGGCTAATAATAAAAGGCTTGTTAAAAGAGATGCCCGCAATACGATAGTAGATATTAAAGCAAAACAAATTACATTAAAAAGATCAAACTGTGTAGATAAAAAATATGCATTATCTTTAGATATAAATGCTGTTCTTATTCTAGAGCGAAATCCGCCTAAAGATGAAAAGGTAGTGTTGCAAACAATGACAGAGTACAAAGATGCCCCTCCAATAGGTTAA
- a CDS encoding IS6 family transposase has protein sequence MRKHTSSDFKWRHYQGEAILLCVRWYLRYRVSYRDLEEMMKERGLNADHTTIYRWVQHYAPEIQKRASYFLKSPNDSWKLDETYVKVKGKWLYLYRAIDSRGQTIDFYLSKTRNQKAAKLFLGKLSMLRRSAEPRTLTVDRHPSYPAALSQLQSEGKYLNVELRQSKYLNNIIEQDHRRIKWKTRHSMGYFSYKTAFNTIRGIETMHMLFKGQLYHLMDKSSLSIKKFINRQFGLSDPILEM, from the coding sequence ATGAGAAAACACACTTCATCAGATTTTAAATGGCGGCATTATCAAGGCGAAGCAATCCTTCTTTGCGTACGTTGGTACCTTCGTTACAGGGTCAGTTATCGTGACCTAGAAGAGATGATGAAAGAGCGTGGTCTAAATGCCGATCATACAACAATCTACCGATGGGTTCAGCACTATGCTCCAGAGATACAAAAGCGCGCCAGCTACTTTTTGAAATCACCAAATGATTCTTGGAAGCTTGATGAAACCTACGTCAAAGTAAAGGGAAAGTGGCTCTATCTCTATAGGGCTATCGATTCACGGGGACAGACTATTGATTTTTATCTTAGCAAAACCCGAAATCAAAAAGCTGCCAAGCTATTTTTAGGCAAGTTATCAATGCTACGCAGGAGCGCTGAGCCACGGACTTTAACTGTTGATCGCCACCCATCATATCCGGCTGCCTTATCTCAACTTCAAAGTGAAGGTAAGTATCTCAATGTGGAACTTAGGCAAAGCAAATATTTAAATAATATTATAGAGCAGGATCACAGGAGGATAAAATGGAAAACACGGCATAGCATGGGCTATTTCTCTTACAAGACAGCCTTCAACACAATTCGTGGAATTGAAACAATGCATATGCTATTCAAAGGTCAGCTCTACCACTTAATGGATAAAAGTTCACTATCAATTAAAAAGTTCATCAACAGACAATTTGGACTGAGTGACCCAATTCTTGAAATGTAA
- a CDS encoding transposase, which translates to MTKRSNKKYPKSQPSSAFRLTPMNPCVAGIDIGSRSVFICIGFADGHQEIREYLTFTEDLKNMLRWIQQNGIQSVAMESTGVYWIPVYDILAQAGIDVMLVNAYYLKTVPGRKTDVKDCQWIQQLHAYGLLRGSFRPDDEGVIFRGYVRQRSRLFELASQQVQLMHKALVQMNLQLNHVVTDITGVTGMSIIRAIVSGG; encoded by the coding sequence ATGACAAAGAGAAGTAACAAGAAATATCCAAAATCTCAACCCTCATCTGCTTTTAGGCTAACACCCATGAATCCATGTGTTGCTGGCATAGACATTGGCTCTAGGTCTGTATTTATTTGTATTGGTTTTGCCGACGGTCACCAAGAGATACGCGAATATCTGACTTTCACAGAAGATCTCAAAAATATGCTGAGGTGGATCCAACAAAATGGTATCCAGAGCGTAGCGATGGAGTCCACAGGTGTGTACTGGATCCCGGTTTATGATATTTTGGCCCAAGCTGGCATAGACGTCATGCTAGTAAATGCATACTACCTCAAAACGGTGCCAGGTAGAAAAACAGACGTGAAGGATTGCCAATGGATTCAACAGTTACACGCCTATGGGTTACTGCGAGGTTCGTTTCGCCCTGATGACGAAGGGGTGATATTCCGTGGGTATGTAAGACAGAGAAGCCGTTTATTTGAGTTGGCATCGCAGCAAGTACAATTGATGCATAAAGCTCTGGTGCAAATGAATCTTCAACTCAACCACGTGGTAACAGACATTACCGGTGTTACAGGGATGAGCATCATTCGGGCGATAGTCTCTGGCGGGTAG
- a CDS encoding IS6 family transposase, protein MKCVFSSLNISKNGAHSQNQDFLQHYHFLKSPNDSWKLDETYVKVKGKWLYLYRAIDSRGQTIDFYLSKTRNQKAAKLFLGKLSRLRRSAEPRTLTVDRHPSYPAALSQLQSEGKYLNVELRQSKYLNNIIEQDHRRIKWKARHSMGYFSYKTAFNTIRGIETMHMLFKGQLYHLMDKSSLSIKKFINRQFGLSDPFLKCKLTYWRGLFVLCHCLQHYRFSVPLLPNPQFQVLFPIKATIPKSPAVQILPN, encoded by the coding sequence ATGAAGTGTGTTTTCTCATCCCTCAATATTAGTAAAAATGGAGCCCATTCACAAAATCAGGATTTTTTGCAACACTACCACTTTTTGAAATCACCAAATGATTCTTGGAAGCTTGATGAAACCTACGTCAAAGTAAAGGGAAAGTGGCTCTATCTCTATAGGGCTATCGATTCACGGGGACAGACTATTGATTTTTATCTTAGCAAAACCCGAAATCAAAAAGCTGCCAAGCTATTTTTAGGCAAGTTATCAAGGCTACGCAGAAGCGCTGAGCCACGGACTTTAACTGTTGATCGCCACCCATCATATCCGGCTGCCTTATCTCAACTTCAAAGTGAAGGTAAGTATCTCAATGTGGAACTTAGGCAAAGCAAATATTTAAATAATATTATAGAGCAGGATCACAGGAGGATAAAATGGAAAGCACGGCATAGCATGGGCTATTTCTCTTACAAGACAGCCTTCAATACAATTCGTGGAATTGAAACAATGCATATGCTATTCAAAGGTCAGCTCTACCACTTAATGGATAAAAGTTCACTATCAATTAAAAAGTTCATCAACAGACAATTTGGACTGAGTGACCCATTCTTGAAATGTAAGTTAACCTATTGGAGGGGCCTCTTTGTACTCTGTCATTGTTTGCAACACTACCGGTTTTCTGTTCCATTGCTACCAAACCCCCAATTTCAGGTTTTGTTTCCCATCAAGGCCACGATTCCAAAAAGCCCGGCCGTCCAAATTTTGCCCAATTGA
- a CDS encoding IS6 family transposase gives MRKHTSSDFKWRHYQGEAILLCVRWYLRYRVSYRDLEEMMKERGLNADHTTIYRWVQHYAPEIQKRASYFLKSPNDSWKLDETYVKVKGKWLYLYRAIDSWGQTIDFYLSKTRNQKAAKLFLGKLSRLRRSAEPRTLTVDRHPSYPAALSQLQSEGKYLNVELRQSKYLNNIIEQDHRRIKWKTRHSMGYFSYKTAFNTIRGIETMHMLFKGQLYHLIDKSSLSIKKFINRQFGLSDPILEM, from the coding sequence ATGAGAAAACACACTTCATCAGATTTTAAATGGCGGCATTATCAAGGCGAAGCAATCCTTCTTTGCGTACGTTGGTACCTTCGTTACAGGGTCAGTTATCGTGACCTAGAAGAGATGATGAAAGAGCGTGGTCTAAATGCCGATCATACAACAATCTACCGATGGGTTCAGCACTATGCTCCAGAGATACAAAAGCGCGCCAGCTACTTTTTGAAATCACCAAATGATTCTTGGAAGCTTGATGAAACCTACGTCAAAGTAAAGGGAAAGTGGCTCTATCTCTATAGGGCTATCGATTCATGGGGACAGACTATTGATTTTTATCTTAGCAAAACCCGAAATCAAAAAGCTGCCAAGCTATTTTTAGGCAAGTTATCAAGGCTACGCAGGAGCGCTGAACCACGGACTTTAACTGTTGATCGCCACCCATCATATCCGGCTGCCTTATCTCAACTTCAAAGTGAAGGTAAGTATCTCAATGTGGAACTTAGGCAAAGCAAATATTTAAATAATATTATAGAGCAGGATCACAGGAGGATAAAATGGAAAACACGGCATAGCATGGGCTATTTCTCTTACAAGACAGCCTTCAACACAATTCGCGGAATTGAAACAATGCATATGCTATTCAAAGGTCAGCTCTACCACTTAATAGATAAAAGTTCACTATCAATTAAAAAGTTCATCAACAGACAATTTGGACTGAGTGACCCAATTCTTGAAATGTAA
- a CDS encoding helix-turn-helix transcriptional regulator, with amino-acid sequence MTTKDNKKSAARKFMEEITGGPLTLSSLLYSIRLGEEMTQEEFAQMLGISKSHVCDIEKGRKHVSPLRAKEFARILKHSEQQFIRLALQDIVDQLSQKHIWQVELKKAA; translated from the coding sequence ATGACTACTAAAGACAATAAAAAGTCAGCTGCAAGAAAATTTATGGAGGAGATTACTGGTGGCCCTCTAACCCTATCCTCGCTTTTGTACTCGATTCGCCTTGGTGAAGAGATGACACAGGAAGAATTTGCTCAAATGCTTGGTATTTCTAAATCCCATGTCTGTGACATAGAGAAAGGCAGAAAACACGTTAGTCCGCTTCGGGCAAAAGAGTTTGCCAGGATTCTAAAGCATTCTGAGCAACAATTCATTCGGTTAGCCCTACAAGACATAGTTGATCAGCTTAGCCAAAAGCATATATGGCAGGTAGAGCTTAAAAAGGCTGCGTAG
- a CDS encoding XRE family transcriptional regulator, whose product MPSVKKKLQQAGFAVGDAKDFLELNEEEAAYLEVKVALTEALIRNRAKAGVSQAELAKMMHSSQSRVAKMEAGDSSVSVDLLIRALVYLGFGVKDVGRALTRPMKRAA is encoded by the coding sequence ATGCCCTCAGTAAAAAAGAAACTTCAACAAGCTGGCTTTGCTGTCGGTGATGCTAAAGATTTTCTTGAGCTTAATGAGGAAGAAGCTGCATATTTAGAAGTAAAAGTAGCTCTCACCGAAGCTTTGATAAGAAATCGCGCCAAGGCCGGTGTCTCCCAGGCTGAATTGGCTAAAATGATGCATTCTAGCCAATCTCGTGTAGCCAAAATGGAAGCTGGTGATAGTTCGGTGTCTGTTGATCTTTTGATACGGGCCCTTGTCTATTTAGGCTTTGGGGTAAAAGATGTGGGCAGAGCTTTGACTAGGCCAATGAAAAGAGCAGCATAG
- a CDS encoding pyridoxamine 5'-phosphate oxidase family protein produces the protein MNVIVQKDFEPEEVLKKPLMAHLLTVENGEPRDSPVWFLWEEGCLWIVGTAQDSFIRQLKKGHRCAVGVVDFDLDRGVLKHVGIRGETRLGKVDKERLQRHLSKYLGEDQAQWNQWFIENITCPLEYMVQVIPKTIVAKNVSYFKTGPNLAM, from the coding sequence ATGAATGTGATTGTACAAAAAGATTTTGAGCCAGAAGAAGTTCTCAAAAAGCCACTTATGGCTCATTTATTGACTGTCGAAAATGGTGAACCCCGGGATTCCCCTGTGTGGTTTTTATGGGAAGAAGGTTGTTTGTGGATCGTCGGCACAGCACAAGACAGTTTTATTAGACAGCTTAAAAAGGGACATCGTTGTGCAGTTGGAGTTGTGGACTTCGACCTTGATAGAGGAGTCTTAAAACACGTTGGCATTCGTGGAGAGACCCGATTAGGTAAAGTGGACAAAGAACGCTTACAACGCCATCTGTCAAAATATCTTGGTGAGGATCAAGCGCAATGGAATCAGTGGTTTATCGAAAATATTACATGCCCTTTGGAGTACATGGTGCAGGTAATCCCCAAAACCATCGTCGCCAAAAATGTTTCCTACTTTAAAACTGGTCCAAATTTAGCAATGTAG
- a CDS encoding transporter substrate-binding domain-containing protein has product MKNVFVFVLLAFPLLIASACTKSCSKDNNEEKKFLRIGTNPGYPPFESRNEKGDLVGFDIDIGRALAKELGQVAEFKEFDFDALILALKKGQIDIILAGMSITESRQKEIAMVPYQGKALTEISFLFWENIPAKINNFDDLKALAQNRNLSISVQTGHFLEDFLKGSGFNVKALAGPPEQILDIKYGKSLAAALDSTNARSLIEKHGNLKVVTLTLPRDKWDLGNGIGISKSRIDLIESISEAVLKLKKNGTINMLEQKWINKGEQ; this is encoded by the coding sequence ATGAAGAATGTGTTTGTATTTGTCTTACTCGCTTTCCCTTTGCTTATCGCATCGGCATGCACAAAATCATGTTCTAAAGACAACAACGAAGAAAAAAAATTCTTAAGAATCGGCACTAATCCTGGTTATCCGCCTTTTGAAAGCAGAAATGAAAAAGGTGATCTTGTAGGTTTTGATATCGATATAGGCCGCGCACTCGCGAAAGAACTTGGGCAAGTTGCTGAATTTAAAGAGTTCGATTTTGATGCGCTTATTTTAGCTTTGAAAAAAGGACAGATCGACATAATTCTTGCTGGAATGTCTATCACCGAATCACGCCAAAAAGAAATCGCTATGGTGCCATATCAGGGAAAAGCTCTTACTGAAATTTCTTTTTTATTTTGGGAAAATATACCTGCCAAAATCAATAATTTTGACGACCTAAAAGCTTTGGCACAGAATCGAAACTTATCTATCAGTGTACAAACAGGACACTTTTTAGAAGATTTCCTAAAAGGCTCTGGCTTTAATGTTAAGGCTTTAGCAGGCCCACCTGAACAAATTCTTGATATCAAATATGGAAAATCTCTAGCAGCCGCCTTGGATAGCACCAATGCAAGAAGTTTGATCGAAAAACATGGAAACCTAAAGGTTGTCACATTGACCTTACCGAGAGATAAATGGGATTTAGGCAATGGTATTGGTATAAGCAAAAGTAGGATTGATTTGATCGAGTCCATCAGTGAGGCAGTTTTGAAACTCAAAAAAAATGGCACCATCAATATGCTTGAACAAAAATGGATTAATAAGGGTGAACAATAA
- a CDS encoding amino acid ABC transporter permease has protein sequence MDLGLIELYKSAFPLLLKGASITVWVSAIGIFSGSFVGSIFGILDCNKLRTPFLAPFFRIYVTIFRGTPLFVQLLIIYFALPDALGIELSPISAGIITLGLNSTAYLAEIIRAGINAVDSGQWDASYILGYSKFNTFRYIIMPQAFKNVIPAITNEFATLIKESSILMVIGVPELVKNSRDIVAHNLKPMEIYLLTAVFYLIMTYAVAFLAKFFEGKAK, from the coding sequence ATGGACCTTGGCCTCATTGAGCTTTATAAATCAGCCTTCCCTCTTCTCTTAAAGGGAGCAAGTATTACTGTTTGGGTATCTGCTATTGGTATTTTTTCTGGATCTTTTGTTGGCTCTATATTCGGTATCCTTGATTGTAATAAACTCAGAACCCCTTTTTTGGCGCCATTCTTTCGCATCTATGTAACAATTTTTCGTGGCACTCCGCTCTTTGTCCAACTTTTAATAATTTATTTTGCCTTGCCCGATGCTTTGGGTATTGAATTATCTCCCATCAGCGCTGGTATCATCACTCTTGGATTAAATTCTACGGCATATCTTGCTGAGATAATCCGTGCTGGAATCAACGCTGTTGATAGCGGTCAATGGGATGCAAGCTACATCTTAGGCTATTCAAAGTTTAATACATTTCGCTACATTATCATGCCTCAAGCCTTTAAGAACGTTATTCCTGCCATTACCAATGAATTTGCCACTTTGATAAAAGAAAGCAGTATTCTCATGGTTATCGGAGTTCCTGAACTGGTAAAAAATAGCCGTGATATTGTTGCCCACAATCTTAAGCCCATGGAAATTTATTTATTAACGGCGGTGTTTTACTTGATTATGACCTATGCTGTGGCATTTTTAGCCAAATTTTTTGAAGGAAAAGCGAAATGA
- a CDS encoding amino acid ABC transporter ATP-binding protein, translating to MNLINAQNLTLQYANRKEKALDNVSFTVQEKRITLFLGKSGSGKTTLLKCIANLNGNFAGVLTYKNQAIKSMSPKNRATHIGFVAQSFDLFPHMTVLENCVHPQVHVLKRNRDEALQIAKEKLENLGLGDFFTRFPRELSGGQKQRVSIARALCMDSRLLLMDEPTSALDPESSKMLVTILKKLNQEGVTIALSTHDMSFARNLLDYVYFMRNGHIVEQFDVRLNKLEDTQAIKHFFAH from the coding sequence ATGAATTTAATCAACGCTCAAAATTTGACACTTCAATACGCCAACAGAAAAGAAAAAGCTTTAGATAATGTTTCCTTTACCGTTCAAGAAAAACGCATCACTCTCTTTTTAGGTAAAAGTGGTTCGGGAAAAACTACGCTCCTCAAATGTATTGCTAATCTGAACGGTAACTTTGCCGGGGTTTTGACTTATAAAAATCAAGCCATCAAGTCTATGAGCCCAAAAAATCGCGCTACACATATTGGATTTGTGGCACAAAGTTTTGACCTTTTCCCTCACATGACAGTGCTCGAAAATTGTGTCCATCCTCAAGTACACGTTCTAAAGCGTAACCGAGATGAAGCTCTGCAAATTGCCAAAGAAAAGTTAGAAAATTTAGGGCTTGGTGATTTTTTCACCCGCTTTCCCAGGGAACTTTCTGGCGGACAAAAACAACGAGTAAGCATTGCGCGCGCTTTATGCATGGATTCACGGCTTTTGCTGATGGATGAGCCAACATCGGCTTTGGATCCCGAAAGCTCAAAAATGTTAGTAACTATACTTAAAAAACTCAATCAAGAAGGTGTAACCATAGCACTCTCTACCCATGACATGAGCTTTGCCAGAAATTTACTCGATTATGTCTACTTTATGCGTAACGGACATATTGTTGAGCAGTTTGATGTTCGCCTCAATAAGCTCGAAGACACCCAAGCTATAAAGCATTTTTTTGCGCATTAG
- a CDS encoding MCP four helix bundle domain-containing protein, with amino-acid sequence MGPAFKLGCFFSVFVILFSLFGVIINSQFDNFSLLIEDLHDHPMAVMRSSSSAALDVVKISRNIKEALLIKNKAQRDRIIASLSIYETNIRRELKLVNARITGEEGSVLINNAFNSLKRWPPLKEKILVLVDKGNIDKAFELLRSEGNNLLSYIENSILKLTNFAVGQGMHYHALGIQTTTKARIILLVSGFIVVLLFIVVGFIIGRFLIKPEYTVKDYLVRVTKNDLNLSIPFNETLGGAMGKHLLKFIQMVKEHIDPAQDQIRDMQKNINSVLSYRQNFIKTSDALEQKTEYLDKKSLELVEKIHPVIDSVATFAANNKQIENDLKIVMQITSSQQLLLGTLKSAVDQEKLQQIKDQENSINNYIKSSVEIISQASVLSQNLKLSLKEISDLCTEKTSFKNDINDLRNSLQTIVDSLEKVRSDSVTVKKMLRYETKNGET; translated from the coding sequence ATGGGACCAGCATTTAAACTAGGATGTTTTTTCTCAGTATTTGTTATATTATTTTCGCTCTTTGGCGTTATTATCAACTCTCAGTTCGATAATTTTTCTTTGCTTATTGAAGATCTTCACGATCACCCTATGGCTGTTATGCGTAGTTCTTCATCCGCTGCTCTCGACGTAGTAAAGATCTCGCGTAACATCAAAGAAGCTCTCCTCATCAAAAACAAGGCACAAAGAGATCGCATCATAGCCTCTTTATCAATTTACGAAACCAACATTAGAAGGGAGCTGAAACTAGTTAACGCTCGTATAACAGGCGAAGAAGGAAGCGTGCTTATCAATAATGCTTTCAACTCTCTTAAAAGATGGCCTCCTCTTAAAGAAAAAATATTGGTCCTTGTAGATAAAGGCAATATCGACAAAGCCTTTGAGTTGCTTCGCAGTGAAGGCAATAATCTTTTAAGTTATATAGAAAACTCAATTTTAAAACTTACAAACTTTGCAGTAGGTCAAGGCATGCACTACCATGCCCTCGGTATTCAAACCACAACAAAAGCCAGGATAATTCTCCTTGTATCAGGCTTTATTGTCGTTTTGCTTTTTATTGTCGTGGGATTCATTATTGGAAGATTTCTCATTAAGCCCGAGTATACTGTTAAAGATTATTTAGTTCGAGTTACAAAAAATGATTTAAATCTTTCAATCCCTTTCAATGAAACATTGGGGGGAGCAATGGGAAAACACTTACTCAAGTTCATTCAAATGGTTAAAGAACACATCGATCCTGCTCAAGATCAAATTAGAGATATGCAAAAAAATATTAATAGCGTTCTTTCTTATCGACAAAATTTTATAAAAACCTCAGATGCCCTTGAGCAAAAAACTGAGTACCTTGACAAGAAATCTTTAGAATTAGTTGAAAAGATTCATCCTGTGATTGACTCTGTTGCTACCTTTGCTGCCAACAACAAGCAGATCGAGAATGATTTAAAAATAGTAATGCAAATAACATCAAGTCAACAGCTTCTACTTGGCACATTAAAAAGCGCTGTTGACCAAGAAAAACTTCAACAAATAAAAGATCAAGAAAATTCGATTAATAACTACATTAAAAGTAGTGTCGAAATTATTTCGCAAGCTTCAGTTCTCTCGCAAAATTTAAAACTGTCTTTGAAAGAAATATCTGATCTGTGCACCGAAAAAACAAGCTTCAAAAATGATATCAATGACTTAAGAAACTCGCTTCAAACTATTGTCGATAGCTTGGAAAAAGTTCGAAGCGATAGTGTCACAGTAAAAAAGATGTTGCGCTATGAAACAAAAAATGGAGAAACTTAA
- the dapB gene encoding 4-hydroxy-tetrahydrodipicolinate reductase: MTPIPLIIVGALGRMGQTLIKKFSNDARFEIIGAVISSRPEQNAPNEWEFPVVSELDQLVPHLRPKTLIVDFSHFSKLESLVTFASRHKCSLLVGTTGHPSAHMTLLSRAAEYIGVLFAPNTSIMANLMIEFSHLAAATLPHSAVLINDIHHRHKKDAPSGTALAIKKAIEGAEAELDQDIEINCARIAEVMGEHSVRFFKKNECLEISHKVFDRAIFAEGALFAALFLSQQGPGLYDMADVLNLNMTIENRPN; encoded by the coding sequence ATGACTCCAATTCCCTTGATCATTGTTGGCGCTCTAGGGCGTATGGGACAAACTTTGATTAAAAAATTTTCCAACGATGCTCGTTTTGAAATTATTGGTGCAGTGATCAGTTCTCGCCCTGAACAAAACGCTCCCAATGAGTGGGAATTTCCGGTTGTTAGTGAACTCGATCAACTTGTGCCACATCTTAGGCCAAAAACTTTGATTGTCGATTTTTCACACTTTAGCAAGCTTGAGTCATTGGTGACTTTTGCAAGCAGACACAAATGCTCGTTACTGGTTGGCACTACAGGACATCCATCTGCTCATATGACTCTTTTGTCGAGAGCTGCGGAATACATAGGGGTTTTATTCGCTCCTAACACATCCATCATGGCTAATTTAATGATTGAATTTAGTCACCTGGCTGCAGCAACACTGCCTCACTCTGCTGTGCTTATCAACGATATTCACCACCGTCATAAAAAAGATGCGCCCAGTGGAACAGCTTTGGCAATTAAAAAAGCTATAGAAGGGGCTGAAGCTGAGCTTGATCAAGATATAGAAATAAATTGTGCTCGTATTGCTGAAGTGATGGGTGAACACTCAGTTCGCTTCTTTAAGAAAAACGAATGCTTAGAGATAAGCCACAAGGTCTTTGATAGAGCAATATTTGCTGAAGGTGCTTTGTTTGCAGCGCTTTTTCTTTCGCAGCAAGGACCTGGATTGTATGACATGGCTGATGTGCTAAATCTAAATATGACAATAGAAAATAGGCCTAATTGA